The sequence below is a genomic window from Shinella zoogloeoides.
GACCGGCACGATCTCCGCATGGGCCTCCTGGAGGCCGTAGTCATCCTTGGCGATGAAGCTGATCTCCAGCGCCGAGGCCACCGTCCTCTTCGGAATGCCGTCGAAAGCGATTTCCGGTACGCGGTCCGGAATGACCGAGAGGGCCCAGTTGCGGCCGTCGACCGTCAGCGTGCCGTCCTTCACGATCTTGTAGCGCATCGTCCTCGCGTCACCGACGGCCGCGGCCGGCACCTTCGCTTCCGTCTTCGACGCGCCCGCCTTCTCGTCCTTCGGCTTTTCCTCCTCGGGGCGGATGACGGTCGCCGCGGCCTCGCCGGCCGCCTGGTAGTTCACCTGCTCGTCGCCGCTGCCGCCGGTCACGCGCACGGTGAGCTCGCTGAATTGCGGAATACGGATCTCGCTCTTCGCCGCCTCGGCCGGCTGTCCCTGCCCGTTGCCGGTGAGGAAGACGGGCGCGCGCGACGTGTGCGCCGGCGGCGTGACCCAGGCGTCGATGCGCACGTCCGGCGCCGCCTCTGCGGGGGTGCGCAAGGAAACGACGTCGGCCAGCATGCCGGCGCGGTTGGAATAGGAGAAGGCAAAGGCGATGGCGAGGAGCAGCACCGGAACGGCGCGCAGCGCATGGCGGTCGTGGCGGGCGATATCCGGCTCCGGCGCGCCCGTGCGCAGCGAACCGATCATGCGCGCCATGCGGGCCTGGTGCTCACGCCACAGCGCCTCACCAAAGGCATCGCCGCCTGCCGGCCTGTCGTCCTGCACGCGGATCGCCTGATGCGTCAGCGCATTGCGCGCTTCCAGCATGCGATCGGCCCTGTCGAGGGACGGCCAGTCCACGCCGCGTAGGCGCAGGATGAGCCCGACGAGACCGAGCGCAAAGGCGGCGAGAGTCGCGATATGCAGCCAGAAAGGCACATGGCGGAAATAGCCGAACCATGTCAGCGCCAGGAAACCGGCGACCAGCAGGAGGACCGGAAGCAGGCGCGGCGCGAGCGCTTCCAGATAAAGGATGGCCCGGGCGGCAAGGCGTTTGCCCGCAAGCCGGCGTGCCAGCGGATTGCCGGTCGCCTTCGTCTCGCGCTGCCTTTCAGTCGCCATCGTTCACCATTCTCCGCCGCTGGTCGTCACCGCCAAAAGATAACATGCTTTGTGGCGAAGACGAGGGCACGCGCAAAATCGTGAACGGCTTTGCCCCTTCGCGGCTCAGGCAAGCCAGTCCGGCAGGGAGTCGAGGCCGATCAGGTCGTCATAGGAAGGTCGCGGCCGGATGACGTGGAACTGCGAGCCGTTCACCAGCACTTCCGGGATGAGCAGGCGGCTGTTGTAGGTGCCGGCCTGCACCGCGCCGTAAGCACCGGCCGAACCGACGGCGATCAGGTCACCGGGCTTGGGTTGCGCCATTTCACGGTCCTGCGCCAGATAGTCGCCCGTCTCGCAGACCGGGCCGACGACATCGGCGCGAATGCGCGGCGCGTTCGCCGCGGAGATGACGACCGGCTGGACCTCGTGCCAGGCCTCGTAGAGCGTCGGGCGGATGAGATCGTTCATCGCCGCGTCGACGATGACGAAGGTCTTCTCCCCACCGTCCTTCACATAGATGACCTCTGTGACGAGGATGCCGGCATTGCCGACGATCAGACGGCCGGGTTCGGTGACGATCTTGCAGCCGAGCCCCTTGAGCTGGTTCTTGACGATCTCCGCATAGGCATCCGGCAGCGGGGGCGGCGCATTGTCCATCTTGTAGGGAATGCCGAGACCGCCGCCGACATCGACGTGATCGATCGTATGGCCATCGGCCCGCAGCGTCTCCACGAGTTCGCGCAGCAGCCGGAAGGCATCGTCGAAGGGCTGCAGCTCGGTGATCTGGCTGCCGATATGCATGTCGATGCCGGTCACCTTTATGCCCGGCAGGCTCGCGGCGCGGGCATAGACGGCGCGCGCGCGCTCCCAGGAGATGCCGAACTTGTTTTCCTTCTTGCCCGTCGAGATTTTCGCATGGGTGCGGGCATCGACGTCGGGATTGATGCGGAACGAGACATGCGCGATCTTGCCGGCCTTGACGGCGCGGGCGTTCAGGATTTCGAGTTCCGGCTCGGATTCGACATTGAAGCAGTAGATGCCGGCTTCGAGCCCCAGGTCCATCTCGCGCGGCGTCTTGCCGACGCCGGAGAACATGATGCGCGAAGCGGGAACGCCGGCGGCAAGCGCCCGGCGCAATTCGCCTTCCGAGACCACGTCGATACCGGCGCCGAGGCGGGCGAGCGTCTTCAGCACCGCCTGGTTGGAATTCGCCTTCATGGCGTAGCAGACCAGCGCATCCACGCCGTCGAACGCCTTGGAGAACACCTTGTAGTGCCGTTCCAGCGTGGCCGTCGAATAGCAGTAGAAGGGCGTACCGACCGCCTTGGCGATCTCCGGAACCGGTACATCCTCCGCATGGAGGATGCCGTCACGATGCTCGAAATGGTTCACGAGTGCTGTCCGTTAGAGAAGCGGGTCGAGGAGGAAGGGCTTGTCGTCGACCTGCTCGACCTTCTTGCCGTTGATGGTCTTGTAGACCGGCTGGACGCCCGGCCGTTCCAGATCGCCCTTGCGCCCGCAGGCAGTCAGAACCGCTGCGGAAAGGCAAAGCACGAGAGCCAGCCTGCCGATGTCGATGCGTGTCATGAAGCGTTCCCTGGAAATGCCGGTGGTCGAGTGGGCACCATCCTTAGCGAATTCACCCGGCCTTGTGCACCCTTAATCTGGTGATGAGTCCTGCAAGCGCCTTGATCAGTTCCGCTGCCGCCACCAGGCGATCTGCCTGCGGACTTCCGAGGGCGCCGTGCCGCCATAGCTCTTGCGGCTGGCGACCGAGGCCTCGACCGTCAGCACGTTGAAGATATCGGCGGTGATGGCGGCATGGATCGCCTGCAGATCCTTAAGCGACAGGTCCGCAAGGTCGCAGCCCTTGCTTTCGGCGAGCGCCACGGCGCGGCCGGTGACGTGGTGCGCATCGCGGAAGGGAAGGCCCGCCTCGCGCACCAGCCAGTCGGCAAGGTCCGTCGCGGTGGAGTAGCCCGAACCGGCGGCCGCCTTCATGCGGTCCGTGCGGATCGTCATGTCACGCACCATGCCGGTCATCGCGGCGATGGCGAGCTCCAGGCTCTCGGCGGCGTCGAAGACCTGTTCCTTGTCTTCCTGCATGTCCTTGGAATAGGCGAGCGGCAGGCCCTTCATGACGGTGAGCAGTGCGATCAGCGAGCCGTTGATGCGGCCGGTCTTGGCGCGCACCAGCTCGGCCGCGTCCGGGTTTTTCTTCTGCGGCATGATGGAAGAGCCGGTGGAGAAGGCATCGGACAGGCGGATGAAGCCGAACTGCGGCGTCGACCAGATGACGATTTCTTCCGCAAGGCGCGACAGATGGACCGACGCGATCGCGGCGATCGACAGGAATTCAAGCGCGAAGTCGCGGTCCGAGACCGTATCGATGGAGTTGCGCGTCGGCTCGCGGAAGCCCAGCGCCTTCGCCGTCATGTGGCGGTCGATGGCATAGCCGGTGCCGGCGAGCGCGGCCGCGCCGATCGGGCTCTCGTCGAGATGCTCGATGGCATGGCGCACGCGCTGGCGGTCGCGGCCGAACATTTCCACATAGGCCATGCAATGATGGCCGAAGGTCACGGGCTGGGCGGTCTGGAGATGGGTGAAGCCGGGCATGACGGTCTCGGCATGCTCTTCCGCACGGTCGAGGAAAGCGGCGATCAGGCCCGTCAGCGTCTTCTCGGTCTTCTGCAGTTCCTCCTTGACCCAGAGGCGGAAGTCGAGCGCCACCTGGTCGTTGCGCGAGCGGGCCGTGTGCAGGCGTCCGGCGGCGGGACCGATCAGCGTTGCCAGCCGCGCCTCGACGTTCATGTGGATGTCTTCCAGCTTGCGCGAGAACTCAAAGGCGCCGCTTTCGATCTCTGACAGGATCGTGTCGAGACCGTGAACGATCTTTTCCTTATCGTCCGCCGAAATGATGCCCTGGTGGGCGAGCATCTCTGCATGCGCCTTTGAGCCGCGGATGTCCTGGGCATAAAGCTTCTTGTCGAAGCCGATGGAGGCATTTATCTCCTCCATGATCGCATCCGGGCCCGAGGCGAAGCGGCCGCCCCACATCTGGTTCGAGGATTTCGTCTCGGAAGTGCCGTCGCTCATCGGTGCCTGCCCTGGAAAGTATCCTGGAGAATGAAATGTCAGTGAAGAAGAAAATCGGCCTGCCCGCAACCAAGCTGATCGCCATCGCGGGGCTTGCCGGACTTCTCGCCGGTGGTGCAGCGATATACGTGAAGGAAAGCCTGTCTGGCAATGGCGTGGTCGCCTCCGCCGATCCCGCCGCCTGCGCCGCAGCCGCCGCCAGGGCGGAGGCCATCACGCCCTTCTCCAAGGGGCAGGTCGCCGCCATGCGGACCGTCGACGAGCACCGTCCCCTGCCCGACCTCGTCTTCGACGGCCCCGACGGCAAGAAGAAGACGATCGCCGATTTTGCCGGCAAGACGCTGCTGGTCAATCTCTGGGCAACCTGGTGCGTGCCCTGCCGCGAGGAAATGCCGGCGCTCAACGCGCTGGAAAAGGACCTCGGCAGCGACAGGTTCGAGGTGGTGGCGATCAACATCGACACCGGTGACGACGAGAAGCCGAAAACCTTCCTCGACGAAACGAAGGTTCATGATCTCGCCTATTATCGAGACGCCTCGATGGGCGTCTTCAACACGCTGAAGAAGGAAGGCCTCGCCTTCGGCCTTCCGGTGACGCTGCTGATGGACGACAAGGGCTGCCTGATCTCCGCGATGAACGGCCCCGCCGCCTGGGACAGCGAGGATGCCAAGGCCCTGATCAACGCCGCGCTGGCAGCCCCGAAAAGCTGACTTTCACGCCGCAGCATAGACGCGCGGGCGGCGGATGCCGATGAAGCCGGCATCCCCCTTGCGATGCGGGAATTCCGGCGCGGTGTCGAACTCCACCGGCTGGCCGCTGCCGGTCATCGCGAGCACGCGGCGCGAATCCGGCCGGTCGATGACGCGCACTATCTTGGCGGCGATGCCATGCCCATCCTCGCGCCAGGTGACATCCGTCGGACGGAAGAGGATCTGGCCGCTGCCGTCGGCAACGCCGTCCGCCTCGAAGGCCACGTCCTCGACATAGGCCTTGCCGCCGCGGATATCCGCGTCGAGTCGGTTGGCGTCGCCGAGGAAATTCATCACGAAGGCATCGGCCGGCGTGCGGCAGACCGCTTCGGGCGTGCCCTCCTGCACGATCTTCCCCTTGTTGAGGATGACGACCCGGTCGGCGAGGTCCAGCGCCTCCTCCTGGTCGTGCGTCACGAAGAGCGTGGTGATGCCAAGCTCGTCATGGATCTTGCGCAGCCAGCGGCGCAGGTCCCGCCGCACATTGGCATCGAGCGCGCCGAACGGTTCGTCGAGCAGCAGCACGCGCGGGTCGACGGCGAGCGCCCGGGCCAGTGCCACGCGCTGGCGCTGGCCACCGGAGATCTGGCCGGGGAAGCGATCCGCGAGGCCGCCGAGCTGCACGAGGTCGAGCAGTTCCCTGACGCGCTCGGCGATCGCCTGCGGCGAGCGCTTCACCTTCGAGACCTTCATGCCGAAGGCGATGTTCTCGCCCACCGTCATGTGCGGGAAAAGCGCATAATGCTGGAAGACGAAGCCGACGCCGCGCTCGCGAACGGGAATGTCGGTGGCGTTCTCCTCGCCGAAATAGATCGCCCCGCCATCGGCATATTCGAGGCCGGCAACCATGCGCAGGATCGTCGTCTTGCCGGAGCCGGACGGGCCGAGCAGCGCGACCAGCTCGCCGCTCTCGATCTCCAGCGACACGCCGTGCACGGCGCGAAAGGTCTGAAACTCCTTGACCACGTTGTCGAGGCGGATCTTCACGGTTTTACCTCCGGGGTGATGCTGTCTGCGCCCGAGAGGGCGGAAGGACGCTGGACGCGGCCCGCGCCCTGCCGCTCGAGCGCCACCTTGGCGATGAGCGTGACGATGGCAAGGCCGGCGAGAATGGATGCGGCGGCAAAGGAGCCGGCCGCGTTGTAGTCGTGGTAGAGCAATTCGATATGCAGCGGCAGCGTGTTCGTCTGGCCGCGGATATTGCCCGAGACGACCGAGACGGCGCCGAACTCGCCCATCACGCGCGAATTGCACAGCACCACGCCGTAGAGCAGCGCCCATTTGATGTTCGGCAGCGTAACCGAGAGGAAGGTGCGCCAGCCGCTCGCGCCGAGCGACGTCGCCGCTTCCTCCAGATCGCGGCCCTGCGCCTGCATGAGCGGGATCAGCTCGCGCGCCACGAAGGGCGCCGTCACGAACATGCTGGCCAGCACGATGCCCGGCAGTGCGAAGAGGATTTTTATCTCCGCCGATTGCAGCGCCGGGCCGAACAAGCCCTGCAGGCCGTAGACGAAGAGATAGGAGACGCCCGCGACGATGGGCGAGACGGAGAAGGGCAGCTCGATGACGACGGTCAGCAGCCGCTTGCCGCGGAAATCGTGCTTGGTGATCGCCCAGGCCGCCGCCACGCCGAACACTGTATTGATCGGCACGGCGATGAGCGCGGTGATGACCGTCAGCAGGATGGCATGGCGCGTATCCGGATCGGCGATGGATTCGGCGAAATAGCCGACGCCGCGCGAAAAGGCCTCGACGGCGATAACGATGAGCGGCGCGACGATCATCAGCCCGACGAGCACGAGGACGACTGCCAGCAGGCTGCGGCGGAAGAGCGTGTTGTCGCCGACGCGCGGCGGCTTTCCCTTGCCATGGTGCGCCATGATCAGCCCCTCGCCGTATAGCGCAGGGCGCGGGCCTGCATCAGGTTGGTGACTGCGAGCATCACGAAGGCCGTCAGCAGCATGACCGAGGCGATCGCGGCGGAGGCCGGATAGTCGTATTCCTCGAGCCGAATGAAGGCGAGGAGCGCGGTGATCTCCGTCGAGAACGGCTGGTTGCCGGCGATGAAGATGATGGCGCCGAACTCGCCGAGGCTGCGCGCGAAGGAGAGCGACACGCCGGCCAGAAGCGCCGGCGTCAGAAGCGGCAGGATGACGCCGACGAAGATGGAGAGGTCGCTGGCGCCGAGCGTCTGCCCCGCTTCCTCCAGCGCCGGATCGAGCTCTTCCAGCACCGGCTGCACCGTGCGCACGATGAAGGGAATGCTGGTGAAGCTCATGGCGACGATGATGCCGAGCGGCGTATAGGCGACCTTGATGCCGAGAAGCGACAGCGGCCCGCCGAACCAGCCGTTGGTGGCGAAGAGCGTCGTAAGCGCGATGCCCGCGACCGCCGTCGGCAGCGCGAAGGGCAGGTCCACCAGCGCGTCGACGAGGCGACGGCCGGGGAAGCGGTAGCGCACCAGCACCCAGGCAAGCGACAGGCCGAAGAACAGGTTGAAGACGGTGGCGGCCAGCGCACAGAGCACCGTCACGCGGTAGCTGGCAAAGGCGCGTTCGGACGAGATGATGCGCCAATAGTCTTCCGGCCCCAGGCTCGCCGCCTTGAAAATGAGCGCGGCCAGCGGCAGCACCACGATGATGGCCACGTAGACGAGGGTTATGCCGAGCGCGAGCGGCAATCCGGGCAGTACACGCCGTCTCAACGGGCGTTCCTTTCTCAAGCAATTCCAGGAAAAGTGCGCGGCGGCGTTCCATCCGGAATGGCGCGATACTTTTCATGTCACGACCGGCGGGCTTTCACCCGCCGGTCGTCAGAAACGAAATGGATGGATCAGCGGCTGCCGTAGATCTTGTCCAGCGTGCCGCCTTCGGAGAAGTGCTCCTCGGAGACCTTCTTCCAGCCGCCGAAGACGTCGTCGACGTTCACGAGGCGGATTTCCGGGAACTGGTCCTTGAACTCGGCGGCAACCTTCTCGTCGAGGACGCGGTGGCCGAATTCGGCGGCAATCTTCTGGCCCTCGGGCGCATAAAGGAAGTCGAGATAGGACTTGGCGAGGTCACGGCTGCCGTGAGCGTCGGCCACCTTGTCGACCACGGCGACCGGGAATTCCGCGAGCAGCGAGACGGAGGGAACGACGCCCTCGAACTTGTCCGCGCCATACTGCTTGGCGATCGACTTGGTCTCCGCCTCGAAGGTGATGATGACGTCGCCAATCTCGCGCTCGACGAAGGTGGTCGTCGCCGCACGGCCGCCGGTGTCGAAGACCGGCACGTTGTCGAAGATCTTGGTGACGAATTCCTCGACCTTCAACGGATCGTTCTTGAAGGCTTCCTTGGCGTAGGCCGTCGCGGCGAGATAGGTGTAGCGCGCATTGCCCGAGGTCTTGGGGTTCGGGAAGATGACCTTCACGTCGTCGCGGGCAAGATCGGACCAGTCCTTGATGTTCTTCGGGTTGCCGGCGCGAACGAGGAAGGACGGGAAGGAGTAGAAGGGCGAAGCGTTGTTCGGGAACTTCTTCTGCCAGTCCTCCGCGACGAAACCGTTCTTCACCAGGAAGTCGATGTCCGTCACCTGGTTGAAGGTCACGACATCGGCCTCCAGGCCCTCGACGATGGCGCGCGCCTGCTTGGAGGTGCCGGCATGCGACTGATCAACGGTGACGCCCGGATGCGCCTTCACGAAGGCTTCGTTCTCGGCCGCGAAAAGCTCGCGCGCCACGTCATAGGAGGCGTTCAGCAGCTTGTCGGCGGCCTGCGCGGAAAGCGGAGCGGCAAGGCCGAGGAGAGCCACGCCGAGAAGGAGCAAACGTTTCATTTGGAAACCCCAATGCGAGAAGAATTGGGGCAGACAATAGCGGCCGGCCAAACGCTATCCGAGGCATGGCCTGTCATAGCTCTTATGACAGGCGAAACATTTTTCCCTGAAAGGCAGGCTTGGCGGATTCTTCCGCCGGTCAGCGGGTCGGAACCGGCACGTCACCGCGATAGTCGTAGAAGCCGCGGCCGGACTTGCGGCCGAGCCAGCCGGCCTCGACATATTTCACCAGCAGCGGGCACGGACGATACTTGGAATCCGCCAGCCCGTCATGCAGCACCTGCATGATCGAAAGGCAGGTATCAAGGCCGATGAAGTCAGCAAGCTGGAGCGGACCCATCGGATGGTTCGCGCCGAGCTTCATGGCCGTGTCGATGGCTTCCACAGAGCCGACGCCCTCGTAGAGCGTGTAGATCGCCTCGTTGATCATCGGCAGCAGGATGCGGTTGACGATGAAGGCCGGGAAGTCCTCGGCGACGGTGATCGTCTTGTCGAGGCGGCCGACGAATTCCTTGGCGGCGGAGAAGGTCTCTTCCTCGGTGGCGATGCCGCGCACCAGCTCGACCAGCTTCATGACCGGAACGGGGTTCATGAAGTGGATGCCCATGAAACGCTCCGGCCGGTCGGTGGCCGAGGCGAGACGGGTGATCGACAGCGAGGACGTGTTGGTGGCGAGCATCGCCTCCGGCTTCAGCACGGAACAGACCTGGCCGTAGATCTTGCGCTTGACGGTCTCGTCCTCGGTGGCCGCCTCGATGACGAGATCGGCATCGGAAAGATCGTTGATGTCGGCGGAGCCCTTGATCAGAGCGAGCGCCTTCTTGCGCTCCTCGTCGGACATCTTGCCGGACGAGACCTGGCGGGCGAGGTTGCCGTTGATCGTGGCAAGGCCGGCCTCGATGCGCTCGGGCGACAGGTCGTAGATATGGACCTTGTATCCGGCCATGGCCGCGACATGCGCGATCCCGCACCCCATCTGGCCTGCACCTACAATACCGACGTTCTTGATGATCATCGCGCCAATCGCCCCGTCATGTCAGCCCGCACCCATTGCGTGGGCAAAAAAACACCGGGCCGGTCAGGCCGGCCCGGTGAAGTGATAAAGGCACGCGACGCATATTTCCAGTGAAATCATCGTCGCAAAGTTGGACCGGGGTCGGCTCAGAGCGCCTTCTGCAGCTCCGGCAGGATATCGAAGAGATCGCCGACGAGGCCGTAGTCCGCGACCTGGAAGATCGGGGCTTCCTCGTCCTTGTTGATCGCCACGATGACCTTCGAGTCCTTCATACCGGCAAGGTGCTGGATCGCGCCGGAAATACCGCAGGCGATGTAGAGCTGCGGCGCGACCACCTTGCCCGTCTGGCCGACCTGCCAGTCGTTCGGGGCATAGCCGGCATCGACCGCCGCGCGCGAGGCGCCGACGGCCGCACCGAGCTTGTCGGCGACCGGAAGGATCACCTCCTGGAACTTTTCCGACGAACCCAGCGCCCGGCCGCCCGAGATAATGATCTTGGCCGACGTCAGTTCCGGACGGTCGGAGGAGGACAGCGCGTCCTTGACGTGGGTCGAGAGGCCGGGGTTCGCGGCGGCCGAGACGGTCTCGATGGCCGCGCTGCCGCCTTCAGGGGCTGCCGTGAAGGACGCCGTGCGCACGGTGATCACCTTCTTGGCGTCGGTGGACTGCACCGTCTGGATGGCATTGCCCGCATAGATCGGACGCTTGAACGTGTCGGCCGAGACGACCTCGACGATCTCCGAGACCTGCGCGACATCGAGCAGCGCTGCCACGCGCGGCAAGACGTTCTTGCCGACCGAGGTGGCGGCCGAGACGATGGCGTCGTAGTTGCCGGCGAGCGACACGATGAGCGCCGCCAGCGGTTCGGCGAGGTTGTTGGCAAGGCTCGCATCGTCGGCGACGAGCACCTTGGTCACGCCCGAGAGCTTTGCCGCCTGCTCGGCAGTCGCCTTGGCATTGCTGCCGGCGACGAGCACATGCACGTCCGAACCGATCTTCGATGCCGCCGTCAGCGCTTTCGCCGTCTGGTCGGAAAGGTGGGCATTGTCGTGATCTGCCAGAAGAAGAATGGCCATGGTTGTGTTCTCCCTTTCCTGCCTTACAGCACGCCGGCTTCGTTCTTGAGCTTGTCGACAAGCTCTGCGACGCTCTTGACCTTGACGCCTGCCTTGCGGCCCGACGGTTCCTCGGTCTTCAGCACCTTCAGGCGCGGGCTCGTGTCGACGCCGAAGTCGGCGGGCGTCTTCTTGTCGAGCGGCTTCTTCTTCGCCTTCATGATGTTCGGCAGCGAGGCATAGCGCGGCTCGTTGAGGCGAAGGTCGGTGGTGACCACGGCCGGAAGCTTGACCTCGATGGTCTGCAGGCCACCGTCGACCTCGCGCGTGACCTCGGCCTTGCCGTCGCCGATCTCGACCTTCGAGGCGAACGTCGCCTGCGCCCAGCCGAGCAGCGCCGACAGCATCTGGCCGGTCTGGTTGGAATCGTCGTCGATCGCCTGTTTGCCGACGATGACGAGGCCGGGAGCCTCAGCCTCGGTGACGCCCTTGAGGATCTTGGCGACGGCGAGCGGCTCGACGGCGTCTTCCGTCTCGACCAGAACGGCGCGGTCGGCGCCCATGGCGAGCGCCGTGCGCAGCGTCTCCTCGGCCTTGGCCGGGCCGATCGACACCACGACCACTTCCTCCGCCTTGCCGGCTTCCTTCAGGCGCAACGCCTCTTCCACCGAGATCTCGTCGAACGGGTTCATCGACATCTTGACGTTCGCAAGCTCGACACCAGAGCCGTCGGACTTCACGCGGATCTTAACGTTGTAATCAACGACCCGCTTTACAGGGACCAGGATTTTCATGGCTTCCTTCCTTCAAATGCCCGCGAGGGAAAATGCGCCTTTCAGGGGCGCCCTGATTGTCGGTTGGCGACATCGATACGCGTTTTTTCCCCAAACACAATGCATCACGGACCCTCCCCACGTGAAAACG
It includes:
- the cysT gene encoding sulfate ABC transporter permease subunit CysT; translated protein: MRRRVLPGLPLALGITLVYVAIIVVLPLAALIFKAASLGPEDYWRIISSERAFASYRVTVLCALAATVFNLFFGLSLAWVLVRYRFPGRRLVDALVDLPFALPTAVAGIALTTLFATNGWFGGPLSLLGIKVAYTPLGIIVAMSFTSIPFIVRTVQPVLEELDPALEEAGQTLGASDLSIFVGVILPLLTPALLAGVSLSFARSLGEFGAIIFIAGNQPFSTEITALLAFIRLEEYDYPASAAIASVMLLTAFVMLAVTNLMQARALRYTARG
- the tlpA gene encoding thiol:disulfide interchange protein TlpA, which codes for MSVKKKIGLPATKLIAIAGLAGLLAGGAAIYVKESLSGNGVVASADPAACAAAAARAEAITPFSKGQVAAMRTVDEHRPLPDLVFDGPDGKKKTIADFAGKTLLVNLWATWCVPCREEMPALNALEKDLGSDRFEVVAINIDTGDDEKPKTFLDETKVHDLAYYRDASMGVFNTLKKEGLAFGLPVTLLMDDKGCLISAMNGPAAWDSEDAKALINAALAAPKS
- the cysP gene encoding thiosulfate ABC transporter substrate-binding protein CysP; this encodes MKRLLLLGVALLGLAAPLSAQAADKLLNASYDVARELFAAENEAFVKAHPGVTVDQSHAGTSKQARAIVEGLEADVVTFNQVTDIDFLVKNGFVAEDWQKKFPNNASPFYSFPSFLVRAGNPKNIKDWSDLARDDVKVIFPNPKTSGNARYTYLAATAYAKEAFKNDPLKVEEFVTKIFDNVPVFDTGGRAATTTFVEREIGDVIITFEAETKSIAKQYGADKFEGVVPSVSLLAEFPVAVVDKVADAHGSRDLAKSYLDFLYAPEGQKIAAEFGHRVLDEKVAAEFKDQFPEIRLVNVDDVFGGWKKVSEEHFSEGGTLDKIYGSR
- a CDS encoding electron transfer flavoprotein subunit alpha/FixB family protein; amino-acid sequence: MAILLLADHDNAHLSDQTAKALTAASKIGSDVHVLVAGSNAKATAEQAAKLSGVTKVLVADDASLANNLAEPLAALIVSLAGNYDAIVSAATSVGKNVLPRVAALLDVAQVSEIVEVVSADTFKRPIYAGNAIQTVQSTDAKKVITVRTASFTAAPEGGSAAIETVSAAANPGLSTHVKDALSSSDRPELTSAKIIISGGRALGSSEKFQEVILPVADKLGAAVGASRAAVDAGYAPNDWQVGQTGKVVAPQLYIACGISGAIQHLAGMKDSKVIVAINKDEEAPIFQVADYGLVGDLFDILPELQKAL
- a CDS encoding sulfate/molybdate ABC transporter ATP-binding protein, producing MKIRLDNVVKEFQTFRAVHGVSLEIESGELVALLGPSGSGKTTILRMVAGLEYADGGAIYFGEENATDIPVRERGVGFVFQHYALFPHMTVGENIAFGMKVSKVKRSPQAIAERVRELLDLVQLGGLADRFPGQISGGQRQRVALARALAVDPRVLLLDEPFGALDANVRRDLRRWLRKIHDELGITTLFVTHDQEEALDLADRVVILNKGKIVQEGTPEAVCRTPADAFVMNFLGDANRLDADIRGGKAYVEDVAFEADGVADGSGQILFRPTDVTWREDGHGIAAKIVRVIDRPDSRRVLAMTGSGQPVEFDTAPEFPHRKGDAGFIGIRRPRVYAAA
- a CDS encoding electron transfer flavoprotein subunit beta/FixA family protein; translated protein: MKILVPVKRVVDYNVKIRVKSDGSGVELANVKMSMNPFDEISVEEALRLKEAGKAEEVVVVSIGPAKAEETLRTALAMGADRAVLVETEDAVEPLAVAKILKGVTEAEAPGLVIVGKQAIDDDSNQTGQMLSALLGWAQATFASKVEIGDGKAEVTREVDGGLQTIEVKLPAVVTTDLRLNEPRYASLPNIMKAKKKPLDKKTPADFGVDTSPRLKVLKTEEPSGRKAGVKVKSVAELVDKLKNEAGVL
- the lptM gene encoding LPS translocon maturation chaperone LptM, coding for MTRIDIGRLALVLCLSAAVLTACGRKGDLERPGVQPVYKTINGKKVEQVDDKPFLLDPLL
- the lysA gene encoding diaminopimelate decarboxylase, whose product is MNHFEHRDGILHAEDVPVPEIAKAVGTPFYCYSTATLERHYKVFSKAFDGVDALVCYAMKANSNQAVLKTLARLGAGIDVVSEGELRRALAAGVPASRIMFSGVGKTPREMDLGLEAGIYCFNVESEPELEILNARAVKAGKIAHVSFRINPDVDARTHAKISTGKKENKFGISWERARAVYARAASLPGIKVTGIDMHIGSQITELQPFDDAFRLLRELVETLRADGHTIDHVDVGGGLGIPYKMDNAPPPLPDAYAEIVKNQLKGLGCKIVTEPGRLIVGNAGILVTEVIYVKDGGEKTFVIVDAAMNDLIRPTLYEAWHEVQPVVISAANAPRIRADVVGPVCETGDYLAQDREMAQPKPGDLIAVGSAGAYGAVQAGTYNSRLLIPEVLVNGSQFHVIRPRPSYDDLIGLDSLPDWLA
- a CDS encoding 3-hydroxybutyryl-CoA dehydrogenase, which produces MIIKNVGIVGAGQMGCGIAHVAAMAGYKVHIYDLSPERIEAGLATINGNLARQVSSGKMSDEERKKALALIKGSADINDLSDADLVIEAATEDETVKRKIYGQVCSVLKPEAMLATNTSSLSITRLASATDRPERFMGIHFMNPVPVMKLVELVRGIATEEETFSAAKEFVGRLDKTITVAEDFPAFIVNRILLPMINEAIYTLYEGVGSVEAIDTAMKLGANHPMGPLQLADFIGLDTCLSIMQVLHDGLADSKYRPCPLLVKYVEAGWLGRKSGRGFYDYRGDVPVPTR
- the argH gene encoding argininosuccinate lyase, giving the protein MSDGTSETKSSNQMWGGRFASGPDAIMEEINASIGFDKKLYAQDIRGSKAHAEMLAHQGIISADDKEKIVHGLDTILSEIESGAFEFSRKLEDIHMNVEARLATLIGPAAGRLHTARSRNDQVALDFRLWVKEELQKTEKTLTGLIAAFLDRAEEHAETVMPGFTHLQTAQPVTFGHHCMAYVEMFGRDRQRVRHAIEHLDESPIGAAALAGTGYAIDRHMTAKALGFREPTRNSIDTVSDRDFALEFLSIAAIASVHLSRLAEEIVIWSTPQFGFIRLSDAFSTGSSIMPQKKNPDAAELVRAKTGRINGSLIALLTVMKGLPLAYSKDMQEDKEQVFDAAESLELAIAAMTGMVRDMTIRTDRMKAAAGSGYSTATDLADWLVREAGLPFRDAHHVTGRAVALAESKGCDLADLSLKDLQAIHAAITADIFNVLTVEASVASRKSYGGTAPSEVRRQIAWWRQRN
- the cysW gene encoding sulfate ABC transporter permease subunit CysW — encoded protein: MAHHGKGKPPRVGDNTLFRRSLLAVVLVLVGLMIVAPLIVIAVEAFSRGVGYFAESIADPDTRHAILLTVITALIAVPINTVFGVAAAWAITKHDFRGKRLLTVVIELPFSVSPIVAGVSYLFVYGLQGLFGPALQSAEIKILFALPGIVLASMFVTAPFVARELIPLMQAQGRDLEEAATSLGASGWRTFLSVTLPNIKWALLYGVVLCNSRVMGEFGAVSVVSGNIRGQTNTLPLHIELLYHDYNAAGSFAAASILAGLAIVTLIAKVALERQGAGRVQRPSALSGADSITPEVKP